The Dermacentor silvarum isolate Dsil-2018 unplaced genomic scaffold, BIME_Dsil_1.4 Seq80, whole genome shotgun sequence genome includes the window ctatcagatcaggaTACATTTCACTGAAATTGGTTTCTCCAAATTATTTAAAACATTGTATTTATTTTCTCCTTGATTCTAACCCCTTTTAGCgctcacccttcagttagtctcaCTGCTCGCTCGCATACTATAGCCTGGTGATttcaacatcttttttttttcaatttgcgTTTCTCATTTACAATGAGGAATTTTCTTGGGCTCTGCCACCCGATTTTTGGCCTATCCGCCTTAATGGGTACGAGCCATGACAgaggctcatcatcatcatcatcatcatcatcatcatcgctgaAAGAAGATTAGGCCTATCGCGCTGCCCGGAATGGGACAACCGTGGCATTTAGAACTTCATTCTTTATTTGCCACTTCGACAGAAAGACAGTCAATGGGGAACAGGTTGAAATGCGTTGGAAACACCGCTCATAAACATGCAACGTGCGCAACCGTGCGTCGTAGAGGAGAAAGAAGCAACGTGCGCCACCGTGCGTCCTAGAGGAGAAAGAAGAAACCCCAGCAGTGCGCGTGCCGCTCTAGCAAGGTGAAAGAGACAGCGAACAGCCCCAACCTTTGTTCCTCATGGAAGGCCGACGTCAGCGTTCGTCATCGGAGTCACACGCGGTACGTGTTAACTTCAGTAGCGGCATGTCCCCACGGGGTGACGAGATTCATTTATACACGTCTGTAGGTACATACACTGCATTTCGGACCGCTGTTTAGTTTAGTCGTGCCTCTAGCAAGGTAAAACAACACGACTGAAAACAATTGTACATGTAACGCAATATCGCCTCTCAGTACGGAATCGTAGAACCATTTTTACGTTGCGGACGAGACACTTATCTCGAAGCTTAGCTACACCAACAAGAATAAAAGTTTACAGGGTCTCTTATGCTATCCATGAGACGACTTGAAGGCGCAAGCCCAAATGCCGATGCATTATAGATGGACTCATGACGTACGCATCCCCTTATTTCGCTTAGCCTGTTTCGCTTAGTAATCCCTGTGAATTCGCTTACACATCCTCCTTATTGATCGCTTACTTGATCCGCTTACTCATCCTGTTAATGCGCTTACTCATCCCCCTAATTCACTTcgtgtacttcgcttagtcaccatcttaattccaaaggtcgagggttacactcccacccaaggtcgtgggttcgagggcCTTATTTAACTaaatcttaattaactgtgccttaattaactttgccttaattaccaccaaaggtcgtgggttgcACTCCCACCAATGGTCAAGGGTTCGTAGCCTTAACGCCGTTGGCCATGGGttggactcccaccaaaggtcgagggttcgtagcttTTTTGTACCTTTCTTGCCGCTGACGCGTTTTAGTTCAAGGTCAGTTGACTAATGAGGCATATgtacttcgccctaattaacgtACCTTCTCATAAATTAAAGGACGAGCTCACAAAAGCGTGAAGTCAACGAAATCCTTGTTGCTTTCTCTGGCATTAGCTTGCATTCTTGTCATTACATAGCCTATTTTATGGTCACCGCAGGAAGACAGCCTCTACTAGCGATTTGCAATGCCCCCAGTCCACCGTCAGCTGGCTCCAACCTGCAAATTTCACAAATTTGTCTCACCATCTAACCATTTAGACCGGTTTCGATGGTTCCACTTCCCTTGACAGGTCGTCGTGCGTGCCGGTgatattatcatttggggccctCGACCATAGGATAAATTCACAGAGACATTTGTTGCGGAGTGTTTGATTTTCTAGCTGAAACAAAActattaccctgctaattattgttcCTTTGTTCAACCTATCAGATCAgcattcatttcactgaaattcgTTTCTCCAAATTATTTATTAACATTGACTTTATTTTCTCCTTAATTGTAAACCCTTTAAGCGCTTGCACCGGTGGTCGAATAGACCGCCGGTTGTCTACACCAGCTACATCACGTTACATAGCATTAGGTTAACGCGGCATAAATATGAGATAGAACGTGGTAGCCAGTTAGCTAACCCAGAGAGTCAGAGTATTCTTCAAACACAGAAATAAGCCGGCACCGGTGGCTGTATTGACTTGAAGGTGCCAGTAACCGCGTAGTGTAACGGTCATCTTCACCAATTTACTTATCTTTAGGTTGAGGCTCAATAAAAGGTACCTGAACACATTACAAAGTTATTGACGCGCTTGCTCCTCGTTCTTGCCGATAGAGTCCCAAGAAGACTTCATCGCTCCACCCTCGGCACCATCGTAGTCATTCGAGCAAGCGGACTCCGCGGACGGGCTCGGTGCACGAAGATGTTTCCAGCGCCCCCGCAACAATAGACGATGCGGAAAGCACATCACCGACCTTGCCACTTGCGGAGCCCTCGCAGGCCAGTAAAAACGACGCACCTAGGGCAGGTGTGAAAGCCTCAGGGTACGTGCTGAGTCAGATGAGTCACAAAGAAAGGAATAACAACATCGCTATCACGTGTGATATAGCCGTCTTCGCCTAACGATACATGGTATGCAAGGGTTTCATGCGTGCTCTAATATAGCCGTCCCAAAAAAGCTCATGTCCTGAGCGTAACGGACAGCTTTGCTCGTTACGTGAACATTGACACGCGTCCTTGCTTACCTCACCgggtaacaaatgttaaatgttactGCACTGCACTCTCGATTTTTGTCGCTGCTTCCCTCAGTTGTCTATGTTGTCGCCGAATTtcgtaaaggctcattcacactaggctgacaagacaccgattttggtctgccgactgttggcgacagcagtttacaggacggaaaacgatGTAGTCAACGATCTCAAGGAATGAAAACGCTGCCGTGAACAGTctgcagaccaaaatcggtgtcgtgtcagcCTAGTGTCAATGAGCCTTAATCAGATTGCGTGCGCGACTCGAAAAGTGTGCCACATTCTCAAAGACACACAAGCATCGGTGATTACGCTGGAATCTTCCCCGAGCAATTTATAAGTAACTGACGTGCTCGACCTGTagaccaggggcgcgatcttgtacgcgttccaaaatggaacggaggcggtccgttccatcgagccgcacacgattggtcaatttgaaccgtgagccgcacacgattggtcattttgaaccgtgacgatcaaattggccaatcgtgtgcggctcgatggaacggaccacctccgttccattttggaacgcgtacaagatcgcgccccaggtttCGACGATCAACGCATCTGCTCGTCACTCTGGTTCTGCCATAGTGTAACTTGTTTTCGTGGGTACAGGTTCGCCCAATCGAGAGTTAGTTTTGTGGCGATGGTCCATAGTATAATTGTTCACTGTTACGATAACGTGACAATATAAAGATTTACGTATTTAGCGCTTTGGTTATTGCTTGCCTTCCGTATAATATGCGTGAGAAATGGTGGCGGCCAGGGCACCCGCTAAGAGTGGAATTTGTCATTTCATCTTGCTCTTTGTCGCGATCGCAAGAACTGAATGATAACTATAACGAGCTCTTGCTTGGTCTTGTCCTACTTGGATGACATTGTACAAGCGATGACGTGCCGCTGTTTGTGGGATAAAATGCAGTTTTGGCACTGTGAGGCCGAACGACAGCCGCTGCTGTTTTCGCCTCCTTCTATCAGATGGCGCCACAAGATTTAGCGTGTGCCGTGCGTTTGGACTTCGCAGCGCTCTACTAAAAGGCTTTCCAAGGGGACGAGTGTAGCGGGGCCTCATCCGTTTTGGCTGCATCATCATAAACGCCCGAAATGCTGCTTAAGCTATCTATTGGCACGGCGTTTTTGCTGTACGGAGTAGTTGAGAGAGCGGACATGCCGTAATACAACGGCGGCCCTTTTTTTTAACCAAGCGCACGTGGCATGTTTGCATTCGTTGCGCGTTTAAATTTACTCTACAAGTCTCTATGAGTAGCTGCACCAACTTTATTGGTCCATACCCAGATCACTTTCCCTGATCATATATGTTGTTTAGTATCAAGGGGGCGAAACACTCTGTTAGGGCCAAAAGTTGCAGCAGCTTGAGTTTGCCAAAAAGGCTTGCGGTAATATTATTTCACTTATGAAACgcgtcttatatatatatatatatatatatatatatataaatctgaAGTGGCttgttggcctagttggtacatggttatattAGGAAACTTGAAAAGGGGAAAACTCGAGAGGCAAACAaagacaaagcgacaggaaggtggctggccaCCTTCCTGTCGAAGCAGCAAAGATTACAAAAGCATACCGCTGCGAATAAATTTGTTGCAGCGGTATGCTTCGGCATACCGCTGCACCAACTTTATTCGCAGCATCCTCCGGAACATTTGCACATGCTACAACCTCTAAAATGGAGGAATATCACATAAATTTATAGCTTGCCAAAATGTATAATGCTTATCACGCTAGCGACGAAGACAAGTACAGCTCAGCATACTCACTCACGAATAAACTGATTCGTTCGTACTCTCTTCACACACATTTCACGGATAAGGCGTAAGTAAATGAAGGACGTGAGTGAACGAGGGCGTGAACTTGTGAGTGATGGTATGTTTGAGTGGAAGCGAGTATAAGCAGGAGTGCCGCCAAACGTCAGTACAAACCAATGTCAGTGACTGACTTTTAGTGGACGCGAGTGTCAACGTAAGTGATTGTCGCGGATTGTGAGTGGGCTTGAGTATGTATGAGAGTGAGTGTCGCTGAGTGGCAGTTGACGCCACTATGAGCGTGAGTGGATGCAGGTAAGTGCGAATGGAAGTGACTATGGATATGAGCGAATGTTGGTGAGCATGCGTAGGAGCGGGAGTGAGTGGCGACGAATGTGATGCACGCCAGTATGAGTGAGTACATAGTCTATACAGAACTATGAGTGtgcaagtgagtgagtgagtgaatgagtgcgAGCGAGCATCTGCTTATTCTGCCAACCTGTGAAGACAGGACAAGCGCAAACTTGTGCTGAAGGCACGATAAACAGGAACCACACAAAACCCTGACTATAGAGAAAAAACAAAGACAAAATATGTGAGTGAATTTGTCTAATCAACTAAAATTAACAGCTATTCGTCACACAGACGGTGTTAACCGCTTTCCAGTGTAAACAATGTGCCACTAGTGTGCTCTCCTTCGTATAGGATAAGCATCCAACAATTATTGTGTGAATGCGTAACCACTCTTGCTCAGAATTCGAATATTATAAAGCAATGACTAGGTACGCTGGCTTTGCAGCATGACGTGTCGCTAGGCAGAAGTCTCGCGGATTCGTAAAGCTCCCCTTTCTTTCCTCTCTATCAGGTGAAGTTTCCTTTTGGGAGTTCAAAACACTCCTCTCCTTTTGCTATCAAATACAGTGCTTCTGATTCAGCACCCTTGCTAGATGGCAAGCTGCGTAGCTTAATCAATGCGCAAGAAGAATGCTCGTCAAACCTAGGCTTAGTGGAGACTCCGCATCAATTGTGTTTCGTTTTCCTCAAAGTTAACATAACCAACGACAAAAGAGGCGGACGGCTTATGGCCAATAAAACTTATGGAAACAATATTATAATGCACCTCAGAAAAAAAACAATGGGTTTAATTTACGTTGTATACATTTATCAGACATATTTACACCTGAGCATTTTTTAACCGATATGATTATATTGTATGTTTGTGTGTATGGGGCATTTAAACTTTCTTAATAGGACATGCTATTCAGATAATGTGTGCGGTGGGGTTCTTAAACGATTTTCTTAATTGACTTACCCTAAAGACAGAGCAGCGCGATGCGTAGAGGGTGAATGGAAGGACTTTGAAGCAACGAACACAAAAATTGATGTCAGGCGGTAACTGGCAAAAACATTTTTATTAAAGGagataaattttgttcagtacaGAGACTGGGACATAAAAAGAGAAATGGAATAATGGGACTACACAGCTTAATTACATTAACACTCTTTCAGACGTGGATCGAAGGGACCGTCACCCACAGCTGCTGAGAATTCGGAGTCGACTGCGCAGCGACAGCGGGACTGTGACTGCCCGTCCGAGGTCGATGCCGTGACCGCGCAGCGACCTGAAAGCTCCATGAGCGAGCAGACCGCGTTCGTCACGCCAGCCCCCGTCCACCGACCATCGTGCGCAGACGGGCTGCTGCAGGGTGCAGACTCCGACGCGCACTTAGCCCGAACTGACGAAAGGACCGTCATTCCCAGCGTCTCCTCATCTTCTACGTCGCCGATGCAACCGATTCGCTTGCTGAGTCCCCAGTTTGCCAACAGCGAGGAGTCAGCGCCGCAGAATCCCGAGAAAGCCGGAGTCCCCAGTGGTGTGGGCCCGAGCTCTGGCATTCGAGGTACAAACGCTTTGCTCTTGGCCTCTGAGGTAGCACCGGATAGGTTACGCGGGTGTGTCCTCGGGAGGTTATGGTTTTCATCGAGCCGTTCGTAAAACTGCATACAGTGTGCGCTGTCAATTGCATGCGTGCTTGCCTCCATCAGGGGCCTTGAGTGAAGCCAAAATACTTGGTGTCAAGGCGTTCTCAGATTTGATGACTTCGCGGCTTAATCACGGGTGCCTTAACTTGCCTCGCTGTTAGGTGAGATTCCCGATTTTGCAACTGTGGTCATTGTAAATGCAACCGGAACCTGGTGAGACGCATTAAGAAAACGTGAGCGTTTAAATTCattacaaaggaaaaaaaagaacttggaggatgcctaagcttcgcctttaagcgtggaacgcgatagcattcaaagatccctgactgcttgtcaagCTTCaacggcaactgcagcttatgtgacCGTAATGCTTACCTGCAAACGCCGGCTGCGAACGTTATGCACGAAatcgagctttctggttctttttatttttcctcCGCACGGCGGGATGCTCCGCTGACACGGATGCGTGGACGCGAGCGACACCTGGATGGtgctaaatggaaagaagcgcGCTGCGCCGCCCCCACTAAAATAAacttcaaacggcagctggaaaattggtttatgtttgagtttgtttccgcgtaacataattatgttttctcgtacattcaaattacaatccgaggctatcatgtctataggttgtgtgtaagtcatactttacgcattttctgacgcattttacctAAGTAatttcaattagttcagtaacgcctatgcgccacgcggagggcctgcgtggttcagGATGCGTGGTTCGGTATGATTGTTCGCTAACGGACAACGCCTCCGACGCAGACATCGGATTTTCTGCGTAACGGGCCCCTTAAAGCTTGTCGCGTAAATACAAGTACAGAATGAAGTCACAGCTTCGCCCGAAATACGAAGcgttaattgcgatagcaaattagcggacagctatacgaaaaaggatagtagttttatcggccgtataaatttgtaaacataggcatactaactaaattaataatcatgatgtcacgcgcgcacaagaaaacatgaagaaacatgaacacatttccctcgatgaccgcggaaactcgttgtcaaaCGCTGGATTGAAGAAGCGCagcagctgcagcgagcgaattggccttcgtgctgcgtctcgcccctacgtgaactaagccgcgaaaacagcgcacggcagattgtgtccccgacgcagatggctttcatgcaagatacagcggccccggCGGCTGTGCGCAGCCGCCCGGGACGCCCGGaatagaacccccccccccccacctccctcccctccccccggagcgtggtgcgcgatggaagacggcgcccTTCCTTCTAGATttccgcccttgcgtgcgcgagattgaaccgcgatcgtccactcaccctcgcacgctttcactcgcacatagagcaaacggcgcgcggcacggattttatcgccattggactttaaacggatcgtcacggcgacgacgacgaccagtgCTGGGCAGCATCAATGATACATCTATCTTAGATTTTATCACGtactctttgggtatcttgtatcaCCTGTATCATCATACGCCTGCCAAGACGTGCATCATtagacagtagacagttttagtttaacgttagcgtaatagcggagttaagggaaatagcgttaccgttccgcaaacgaactttgcagaaagggAGGTTTAGTATAGCgcgatagcgtagtttacgtgcgggatgcTATTCCAtgacgctttgaatttcgcatacatagggcacataagtgtatgtgtgtgtgcgtccggaaagtgcgagaggcagcgcaatggaagccaggagcgcgttgtatttttacttcccatgtccgccgatctccagcgaaacacacaagcagtacaagctgtctaccatagcctccgaaatgttgccatctcggaggccatatgCCGCCGtcacgcctatctcccgactttaccgacaAGTGGCGgtcgcatctcggagaaaatttctcttaggcgcgttcgaaacgagaagcgatctcgaaaattcctcaaggttagccataacactctctcgtcgaagtggcatgagactaagcaagagccgtttacgcagtcatttcctacgaacgaagtgaattctacaaaaacaatgccaaattcagttcgaagcgggtgaccgggaccgccgccatgttttacgtaaactacgtaaaccacgctaacacggtaacgttaactctgagaaatagcgtgcgcacggtaaacggtatgggtcgtttagcgttctgcgcatgcgcgtttcaatcccgctattccggtacgcccgctattacggtaaacacgctaaactaaaactagacagttttagttaacctagtggtagagcgcccgcctcggctgtgggaggttgtgggtttgattcccaccgccgccgggcacccaatggttcaaatgggtacaagcgtaccccggcctggcgttcggcttccttcaggggtgatacgcttgggaaaggagcctgcgccccgAATTCCCGtagaaaccaacgtgagcacggaaaaaaggTGATGTCTGGGctgctcccatggcggccatttcccatgtggcgccccaagcccCTATTGagggtggggacgccttcgggttgaggtcaaacaaccccttccaagcgttgaggtcccataatggccgaacaccaggccgggagcgcgatTGTACccattttaccggtaggtacccggcggcagcacttgcctcccacagccgcggcggatactcgtccacaaggccgtctgtggttggacaagaggcgcccagagacaagtcctgaaatctctattgggccctctatcgagatgtgaacccccacgacagccgagcaccaggccaggggacatctctacccattaaaaaagccggtgggttcccggcggcacctgGATTAGGACTCGGCACCTCCCGCATatgaggcggatgctctaccgctaggccatcgctgcagTTATGATGTACGGACACGCGTGATCAAACCACACTTCGTTCTCACAACGCCCTGGGGTCGTTGTGAGAACGAAGTGTTGGGGCACCAGATGGAGTTGTAATAACGAATTTATATTTCCTGTGGTTCCTTTTATCCGACTACATCGAAACTCCGAGAAATCAACGAAATACGTCAGTAAGCACTGATGTATAAGCAGAGTAAGCGCAGTCCGTGGGTTCCCCTATTTGCTTCAGATTATATAGCAGCAGAATGCGGACGCTTGTTGAATATGCCGATTTTCTGCTATGAAGGCACGACGGCCTATACCACTTCCTGGCTGATCGGCATGCAACATCTTACTTAAAAGACTTGATCTCATAACGTTTTACACATTAGCTTCTGCTGCTGGAGCCAACCATTTTGACGGCATGGGAATCTAACAAGGTTTGTGTAATGATGGCAAACTAATTCCttctgtaaagaaagaaaaaaggtagTGGCTGCGATATTGACAGCGTTCGCCGCCATTTTCACAGCGAATGACGCAGCCGACATCACTCTAGTATGTACATGGCTATCGCTGCACATTCTAAATGAATTCATGGCTTGCGAGGCAACTGCCCAGAACGTGTGACACAGGCATCCCTACAAACATAGCCTAATGTCGCCTTGCCGTCAGGACAGCGGCGTGGTAGCATCGCGCGCTatcggaaaaagcaaaacacgtGCCACGTGGCAATGTCCTTCGCAGGTTCCGAGTCACGACGCGTGCCCTCGTTGTCTCCAACTGCAGCAGCGGCCATTGCGGCAGCCGCGTCGTACGCGCCCTTTGTCGGTGTCAACTACGATGCCGTTGCCGTGCCGCGCACCGACGGAGGCGAGGCTGCGATGGGCCCAGAAGCCGCTGCCGCTGCTGATGCTTACGCTGTAGGGGCAGACTCGCAGCTACCTGACACCGGCGGTGGCGCGGGCCGGCCGTATCGGCCCCGCAGTCTCTCGGACGGTGCAGCGCTCAAGCGGCTCTTTGACCTGCTGGCGCAGCTGGACTGCTTCTGGCTGGCGCACGATTTGTTTTCCGGCGACACGCAGCGCGTGCAGAGCAGCATTCGCGTGCTGGCCACCATGGTGCTGCTCCTGCTCGTGCTTTGGCTGGCCGCTGTCCCAAACTCGGCCGAAAAGGTGCGTCCTCGATTCGTTGCCCAACGAGCGCCTGCTTATCTTGAAGTTCCGGAATGTTTCGTCGAGTTTCCGAGTTTTCAGATTACCTCCGCCGTGAATGATCAGTATATAGCTTCAGTCATATCTAGTCTAGTTCCGCGCGGTACGCTTGTGCATCAGGTTTGCTGTTAGGACGGATGATGATCACCTTCTTCCAACTGAATCTCACGCTTCGTATTGCTACCATCTTTCTTGCTTGTGAACATGCAACGTGTGGACGGAGAAAAGTATGGAAATCACTTCCATACTTTCATAAGTGAGATCCAAGCTACAGTGCCTGTGAGGATATGTTAACATGCGCTGTGCATCCACTGCTCAGCTTCTAATCCAGCCTGCAAGCGCTTCTCACACGCGGGTATAATGCTTTTGTTATAGAGGAACAGCAGGGAATAACGATGGCGATTCTTATTTTGCACCAAGTGGGAGCTCGGAGGGTTATTATTTTATAGTGTCAGATGATGTTCAGAGTGGTGTGAAGTTGGTATGGCTGACAAGATTGTTATTACAACACCAGTATTAGCGCGATTACTTCTTTTGGACAATACGTGACGGCATCACTACACAGCGGTAGT containing:
- the LOC119435579 gene encoding uncharacterized protein LOC119435579, yielding SPKKTSSLHPRHHRSHSSKRTPRTGSVHEDVSSAPATIDDAESTSPTLPLAEPSQASKNDAPRAGVKASGRGSKGPSPTAAENSESTAQRQRDCDCPSEVDAVTAQRPESSMSEQTAFVTPAPVHRPSCADGLLQGADSDAHLARTDERTVIPSVSSSSTSPMQPIRLLSPQFANSEESAPQNPEKAGVPSGVGPSSGIRGSESRRVPSLSPTAAAAIAAAASYAPFVGVNYDAVAVPRTDGGEAAMGPEAAAAADAYAVGADSQLPDTGGGAGRPYRPRSLSDGAALKRLFDLLAQLDCFWLAHDLFSGDTQRVQSSIRVLATMVLLLLVLWLAAVPNSAEKSWRASSVGLLLIASLTMDLVAAPMASLLPFLCMPLLELADARAAALPYSTVRQMSFLCAMLLVLTMEECGLSTRLALLILSHTGHKINSILALVIAVAVTMTCLLDAFCVTVLMMSTVECIVDEIYFHVVQANVPAGMSDPGQRPCHGSGASPGSVPQPQSMESTEHLSYFAYRRYIFSECTTYIR